Within Bacillus sp. Marseille-Q1617, the genomic segment GGAGAAAAGGTAGTAAATCAATCGCCTGATCCAGGAGTAAAAATAAAGCAGGGGTCAACGGTACGGGTTTATTTATCTGAATAAATGCCAAAAGGGGCTTTCTTGAACAGAAAAGCGGAAGGGCTTTGCTCAGGAGGGGGCAGGCATAAGACGGACCGGACATGAAGGCGTTCTTTGCCACCTTGGTCGGTTCGGCTTATGACATGTGCCTCCAAGCCCTGCAGTTGGACATTGAAAACCCCCTTAAGATTTTTGGAGGAGGCTCACGGGTCACCCGCGGAAAGTGAAGTCTTGCACGGAAATCACGACTGCGGTGTTTATCAGAGCAGCTAAGAATTTAAGAACTAAGTTAAAAGGTTGATAGCTTTCAAGTCTGTTTTTATGTAAAATATAAAAAGGTTGCTTTCTACCTGTGAGGAGTTGAAATGATGAGATTGCACACTTTGCTGGAAGTACTTCCGTTTTATAAAGTACATGGTGAAGGAAATCCGGCTATTTCAAACATCGCTAATCACCATAAGAAAGTAAGGGATGGTGACTTATTTATCTGCATTCAAGGACTGGAGGTCGACAGCCACTCCCTTGCCCATGTTGCAGAGATGAATGGTGCAGCTGCTATTCTTGCAGAAAGGAAAGTGGATGTTCATATACCCGTCATCCTTGTACCGGACACTAAAAAAGCCATGGCTGTGCTATCGGATTATTTCTATAAACAGCCTTCACATCAATTATTGCTGGTGGGTGTGACCGGCACGAATGGTAAGACGACAACCACGCATCTCATCGATCAGGTTTTTACCGGTAACGGAATAAAAACCGGCCTTATCGGTACGATGCATATTAAAGCGGGCGACGAGCTCGAGGTGAGTCATAATACGACGCCGGATAGTTTGACCCTGCAGCAGACGTTCTACCGATTTTGTCAGAAAGGGATTACTTCTGCCATTATGGAAGTTTCTTCGCATGCCCTTGATCAGGGCAGGGTGCATGGATGTGATTACGATATTGCAGTTTTCACAAATTTATCGCAGGACCACCTGGATTATCATCGCACCATGGATGAGTATCGGAATGCGAAAGGCTTATTGTTCTCTCAATTAGGAAATACTTATTTTAAAAAATCACCTAAATATGCCATTATCAATTTGGATGATGATTCAGCTGAATATTTTATCCGATCTACTGCAGCACATGTGTTCACATACGGCTTAACAAATGAAGCCGATTTCTATGCTAAAGACCTAGAGTTGAAATCCTCGGAATCTTCCTTTAGGCTGGTGAGTCCGTTCGGGGAGAAGGAAATGGTCCTTAACATGGCAGGCAGGTTCAATGTATACAACGCATTAGCTGCCATTGCTGCAGCATCGGCTGCCGGCATCCCCATCGAACAAAGTGTAAAGGTCCTGGAAAAAGCACAGGGGGTCAGAGGAAGGTTTGAATCAGTCGCTGAAGGCAAGCCTTTTTCAGTGATCGTTGATTATGCTCATACACCGGACGGTTTGAAAAATGTGCTGGAAACCATTCAATCCATTACTGAAGGTGAAATCATCGTTGTAGTCGGATGCGGAGGGGACAGGGATAAAATCAAACGTCCCATCATGGCTGAAATTGCATGTGACTACGGTGATTTTGCAATCTTCACCTCGGATAATCCCCGTACTGAAAATCCGAGGGATATCTTGAAAGATATGGAAGCGGGGGTTGTCGGCAAACAATATAAGTTGATTGCCGATCGAAAAGACGCGATAAAAGAAGCTATTCTTCGTGCAAAAGAAGGAGACATTGTGCTCATTGCCGGTAAAGGGCATGAAACCTATCAAATAATCGGGCATGATGTATATGATTTTGATGACCGTGATGTTGCAAGACAAATCATAAGGGAGATGTAACCATGCTCGTTTATGATGATGTTAAGAAGTTGTTTCCGAAAACACGCGGCGTCGGTCTGCAGGGGATAGGATTCCATAAGGTTTCCTCTTTGCCGGATGTAAGATTGGAAAGGGGCTTATATATTCCATTGGAGTCTCATGAAAAGCTTTTTGAGAGCATAAATAATGGTGCAGTCGCTTCTCTTTGGCAGGGAAGTGAAAAGGTCCCTTTATTCGTACCGAATCATTTTCCGTTGTTCATTGTGGAAGATGTCCATTCAGCTTATCGTGAACTAATACAATATTACAAACAAAAAAACAATCAAGAAAAGTGGGAAATTATGACGAAGTTTATATGTGGTAATGAATCTGATTTATTCGAAACAGTTGACGCAGAGTTTTTTGAAGTTTTGAACCTGAAGAAGAAAGGAGGGGAATAAAGTGCTGGAACAAGTTATCTTTTTTACAATCATAATGGCGTTTCTGATAACTGTGCTTCTGGCTCCAATCTTTATTCCCTTCTTACGAAGATTGAAGTTTGGCCAGAGTATCCGGGATGAAGGTCCCCAGTCCCACCAAAAGAAAACAGGGACTCCCACGATGGGGGGGATTGTATTCCTGCTTTCCATTATCATCACGACCTTTGTGATGACAGGCAAATATTCAGAGCCTGGACCAGAGACATATTTATTGCTTCTTGTCACAGTCGGGTTTGGATTGCTTGGATTCCTGGATGACTTCATTAAAGTTGTCATGAAACGTAACCTGGGATTGACCTCCAAGCAGAAGCTTCTGGGGCAGATTGTAATATCGGCTATATTTTATTTCATCTTTAAACAAAACGACTTTCCTACGACTGTATCCATTCCTTTGACAGACTTTTCTTTTGATCTCGGATGGTTTTATGTCGTGTTCATCGTATTCTGGCTGGTCGGT encodes:
- a CDS encoding UDP-N-acetylmuramoyl-L-alanyl-D-glutamate--2,6-diaminopimelate ligase; translated protein: MRLHTLLEVLPFYKVHGEGNPAISNIANHHKKVRDGDLFICIQGLEVDSHSLAHVAEMNGAAAILAERKVDVHIPVILVPDTKKAMAVLSDYFYKQPSHQLLLVGVTGTNGKTTTTHLIDQVFTGNGIKTGLIGTMHIKAGDELEVSHNTTPDSLTLQQTFYRFCQKGITSAIMEVSSHALDQGRVHGCDYDIAVFTNLSQDHLDYHRTMDEYRNAKGLLFSQLGNTYFKKSPKYAIINLDDDSAEYFIRSTAAHVFTYGLTNEADFYAKDLELKSSESSFRLVSPFGEKEMVLNMAGRFNVYNALAAIAAASAAGIPIEQSVKVLEKAQGVRGRFESVAEGKPFSVIVDYAHTPDGLKNVLETIQSITEGEIIVVVGCGGDRDKIKRPIMAEIACDYGDFAIFTSDNPRTENPRDILKDMEAGVVGKQYKLIADRKDAIKEAILRAKEGDIVLIAGKGHETYQIIGHDVYDFDDRDVARQIIREM
- the mraY gene encoding phospho-N-acetylmuramoyl-pentapeptide-transferase, yielding MLEQVIFFTIIMAFLITVLLAPIFIPFLRRLKFGQSIRDEGPQSHQKKTGTPTMGGIVFLLSIIITTFVMTGKYSEPGPETYLLLLVTVGFGLLGFLDDFIKVVMKRNLGLTSKQKLLGQIVISAIFYFIFKQNDFPTTVSIPLTDFSFDLGWFYVVFIVFWLVGFSNAVNITDGLDGLVSGTSAIAFGALAVLAWNQGQYDVAIFGVAVVGAVLGFLVFNAHPAKVFMGDTGSLALGGAIATIAILTKLEIILILIGGVFVIETLSVILQVASFKTTGKRIFKMSPLHHHYELVGWSEWRVVVTFWTVGLLFAVLGIYIEVWL